The following coding sequences are from one Methanosarcina sp. WWM596 window:
- a CDS encoding Zn-ribbon domain-containing protein, producing the protein MPHRCTRCGTIFEDGDSVILSGCPNCGWNKFLYVKKEPEGLENQGRPALEEQKLDLESSLDEVVRNIDEALASGEKDREQPSENENKTEEERVESVRILGPGSYELNLDSLLERKELVMAIREEGSYALHLPSVFNQQKERQKEKSKSKKQR; encoded by the coding sequence ATGCCCCACAGATGTACCAGATGCGGAACCATTTTTGAAGACGGGGATTCTGTAATCCTCAGCGGCTGCCCGAACTGCGGCTGGAATAAGTTCCTCTATGTGAAAAAAGAGCCAGAAGGTTTGGAAAACCAGGGAAGGCCCGCTCTGGAAGAACAAAAACTGGATCTGGAATCTTCTCTGGATGAAGTTGTCAGGAATATTGACGAAGCCCTTGCATCCGGAGAAAAAGACAGGGAGCAGCCGTCAGAAAATGAAAACAAAACTGAGGAAGAGAGGGTGGAATCTGTAAGGATCCTCGGTCCTGGTTCTTATGAACTTAATCTGGATTCCCTTTTAGAGCGAAAAGAACTTGTTATGGCAATCAGGGAAGAAGGTTCATATGCCCTCCATTTACCCTCTGTTTTTAACCAGCAGAAGGAAAGACAAAAAGAAAAATCAAAGTCAAAAAAGCAGAGATAA
- a CDS encoding signal recognition particle protein Srp54 → MVMEKLGDSLQGALKKLIGAGRIDERTVNEVVKDIQRALLQADVNVKLVMGMSQRIKERAMKEEPPAGMNPREHVIRIVYQELMEIIGKGAEIQLKPQTIMMVGLQGSGKTTSTAKLARYFQRKGLKAGVIAADTFRPGAYHQLKTLCEKLNVAFYGEEGNPDAVEITRNGLKELEKYDIKIVDTAGRHALEAELIEEMEQINAVTKPDHRFMILDAGIGQQASQQAHAFNDSVGITGVIITKLDGTAKGGGALSAVSETKAPIAFIGVGETPEDFEKFEADRFISRLLGMGDLKSLMEKAEESLSEEDVNVEALMQGRFTLKDMYKQLEAMNKMGPLKQIMSMLPMGIGGMGGAKFSDEMFQATSDKMKNYKVIMDSMTEDEMTDPKLISGSRIKRISRGSGCSPEDVRELLKYHKTMQTALKGFRGGKFNIQKMMKKKMGM, encoded by the coding sequence ATGGTAATGGAAAAACTCGGAGACTCCTTACAGGGGGCACTCAAGAAACTGATCGGCGCAGGGAGAATTGATGAGCGCACGGTCAACGAAGTGGTAAAGGATATTCAACGGGCTCTGCTCCAGGCCGATGTTAACGTAAAACTTGTCATGGGGATGTCCCAGAGAATCAAAGAGCGTGCAATGAAAGAAGAACCTCCTGCGGGTATGAATCCGAGGGAGCATGTAATCCGCATTGTTTACCAGGAACTGATGGAAATCATCGGGAAGGGAGCGGAGATACAGCTCAAACCCCAGACCATAATGATGGTAGGGCTGCAGGGGAGCGGAAAAACTACAAGTACTGCAAAACTTGCTCGCTACTTCCAGAGAAAGGGACTCAAAGCAGGAGTTATTGCCGCAGACACCTTCCGTCCTGGGGCTTACCACCAGCTCAAGACCCTCTGTGAAAAGCTCAATGTAGCATTTTACGGGGAAGAAGGAAACCCCGATGCCGTCGAGATTACAAGAAACGGCCTTAAAGAACTTGAAAAATACGATATAAAAATTGTAGACACTGCAGGCAGGCACGCCCTTGAAGCCGAACTGATAGAGGAAATGGAACAGATCAATGCTGTTACAAAACCCGACCACAGGTTCATGATTCTGGACGCAGGCATCGGGCAGCAGGCAAGCCAGCAAGCTCATGCTTTCAATGACTCTGTAGGGATTACAGGAGTTATCATCACAAAACTGGACGGAACAGCAAAAGGTGGTGGAGCCCTTTCAGCAGTTTCCGAAACAAAAGCTCCGATTGCTTTTATCGGAGTCGGGGAAACCCCGGAAGATTTTGAAAAATTCGAAGCTGACAGGTTCATTTCAAGGCTGCTCGGAATGGGAGACCTTAAGAGCCTGATGGAAAAAGCAGAAGAAAGCCTGAGTGAAGAAGACGTAAATGTTGAAGCCCTGATGCAGGGACGTTTCACCCTGAAGGATATGTACAAGCAGCTCGAAGCAATGAATAAGATGGGGCCTCTGAAACAGATCATGTCAATGCTCCCGATGGGCATAGGAGGAATGGGAGGCGCGAAGTTCTCAGACGAAATGTTCCAGGCTACCAGTGACAAGATGAAAAACTACAAGGTCATCATGGACTCAATGACAGAAGATGAAATGACAGACCCTAAACTCATAAGTGGTTCAAGGATCAAAAGAATCTCAAGAGGTTCAGGCTGCAGCCCGGAAGATGTAAGAGAACTTCTGAAGTACCACAAAACCATGCAGACGGCTTTGAAAGGCTTTAGAGGCGGAAAATTCAATATTCAGAAAATGATGAAGAAGAAAATGGGGATGTAA
- the aroD gene encoding type I 3-dehydroquinate dehydratase: MTRIGSFDLEKKAAVVAVILEKPLETSKKAAEKGADILEIRLDLLGIRNLERAAEIIREIKSKTGLPVIATNRSRAEGGKWEGAEEDRTELLIGLLKYPFSLKEGLDAVDIELSASLEERDKVIKAAKDHRKTVIVSSHDFSKTPSPREMKAILEEMFLAGADIAKLAVMPQLMEDVLNLLRVTLDFRKEEKSVCTIAMGKPGKHTRVVAPLYGSVLTYGSVEGDASAAPGQLPVDEVKKIMEMLK, encoded by the coding sequence ATGACGCGAATAGGCTCATTTGACCTTGAAAAAAAAGCTGCAGTTGTCGCAGTAATTCTTGAAAAGCCACTTGAAACTTCAAAAAAGGCAGCCGAAAAGGGAGCTGATATCCTTGAAATCCGGCTGGATTTGCTGGGAATAAGGAATCTGGAGAGAGCCGCAGAAATAATCCGGGAAATAAAGTCCAAAACCGGACTTCCTGTAATCGCTACCAACCGTTCCAGGGCAGAAGGAGGAAAATGGGAGGGAGCAGAGGAAGACAGAACAGAGCTTCTGATAGGGCTTCTGAAATACCCATTTTCCCTTAAAGAAGGGCTGGATGCTGTTGATATCGAACTTTCTGCCAGCCTGGAAGAAAGAGATAAGGTTATAAAAGCAGCTAAAGATCACAGAAAAACCGTAATAGTTTCTTCCCACGACTTTTCAAAAACTCCTTCTCCCCGGGAAATGAAAGCAATTCTTGAAGAGATGTTTCTTGCCGGGGCGGATATTGCCAAACTTGCAGTGATGCCTCAATTAATGGAAGATGTACTTAATCTGCTGAGAGTTACACTGGACTTCAGGAAAGAAGAAAAATCAGTATGCACCATTGCAATGGGCAAACCAGGAAAACACACAAGGGTAGTTGCCCCTCTTTACGGCTCAGTCCTGACATACGGTTCAGTAGAAGGTGATGCATCCGCAGCTCCGGGCCAACTTCCGGTAGACGAAGTAAAGAAGATAATGGAAATGCTAAAATGA
- a CDS encoding shikimate dehydrogenase → MKRVFGVFGDPIGHSLSPAMHNAAFSALGMNCVYHAFRVRPENLGKAIMGAETMGFGGLNLTVPLKEEALKLDFIKPDPLAERIGAVNTVVFGKTGEIRGYNTDGLGARQALLNSAVEMEGSRVVVVGAGGAARAVSFQLAADGAEITVINRTEERAVELAKDVSSAVLPGKISGTGLSGLKELLRDADVLINTTTLGMHPNTDATIATAEELHSNLTVFDIVYNPLETRLLKEAKVAGAKTVSGVLMLVYQGAEAFKLWTGVEPPVELMKKTVLEVLQA, encoded by the coding sequence ATGAAGCGAGTTTTTGGTGTATTTGGAGACCCTATAGGTCATTCCCTTTCCCCTGCCATGCATAATGCAGCGTTTTCAGCCCTTGGCATGAACTGCGTCTATCACGCTTTCAGGGTCAGGCCGGAAAACCTGGGAAAAGCGATCATGGGAGCCGAAACTATGGGATTTGGAGGGCTTAACCTGACAGTCCCATTAAAAGAAGAGGCTCTGAAACTGGACTTCATCAAGCCTGATCCCCTTGCAGAGAGAATTGGAGCAGTAAATACTGTGGTCTTCGGAAAAACAGGAGAAATCCGGGGGTACAACACTGACGGGCTGGGGGCAAGACAGGCCCTTCTGAACTCTGCAGTGGAAATGGAGGGGTCCAGAGTGGTGGTTGTGGGAGCAGGAGGAGCAGCAAGGGCGGTTTCTTTCCAGCTTGCAGCCGACGGCGCAGAAATCACCGTAATAAACCGGACAGAAGAAAGAGCAGTAGAACTTGCAAAAGATGTGTCGTCTGCAGTTCTTCCAGGAAAAATAAGCGGGACAGGGCTTTCAGGGCTAAAAGAACTGTTGCGGGATGCAGATGTCCTGATCAATACCACAACTCTCGGGATGCACCCAAACACAGATGCAACTATTGCAACAGCAGAAGAACTTCACAGCAACCTTACTGTTTTTGACATCGTCTATAACCCGCTTGAGACCAGGCTTTTAAAGGAAGCAAAGGTTGCAGGAGCAAAAACCGTTAGCGGAGTTTTAATGCTCGTCTATCAAGGAGCCGAAGCTTTCAAACTCTGGACCGGAGTTGAACCTCCAGTGGAACTCATGAAAAAAACTGTACTGGAGGTTCTGCAGGCTTGA
- a CDS encoding GMP synthase subunit A: protein MNELKILVVNNYGQFCHLIHRAVRDLDMDTKIISNVTPIEDILAEEPDGLILSGGPEMEKAGLCFDYVREIDIPILGICLGHQAIALAYGGHVHAGKKGGYAEIEIEVLEEDDILRGLGSKTTVWASHADEVAILPEGFIHLARSDVCEIEAMRHPTKPIYGVQWHPEVSHTKKGDELLMNFFEVCDQY from the coding sequence ATGAACGAATTAAAAATCCTTGTTGTAAATAATTACGGGCAATTTTGCCACCTCATTCACAGGGCTGTCCGGGATCTTGACATGGATACAAAAATTATTTCCAATGTAACCCCGATAGAGGATATTCTGGCAGAAGAGCCTGACGGGCTGATCCTGAGTGGCGGGCCGGAGATGGAAAAGGCAGGCCTTTGTTTTGACTATGTTCGGGAAATCGATATTCCTATTCTTGGGATCTGCCTCGGGCACCAGGCAATTGCCCTGGCTTACGGGGGGCACGTCCATGCAGGGAAAAAAGGCGGGTATGCCGAGATTGAAATAGAGGTCCTCGAAGAAGACGACATACTCAGGGGACTTGGCTCAAAAACAACTGTATGGGCTTCCCATGCCGATGAGGTTGCTATTCTTCCTGAAGGCTTTATTCATCTTGCTCGCTCAGATGTCTGCGAGATTGAAGCCATGCGCCACCCCACAAAACCGATTTATGGCGTTCAATGGCATCCAGAGGTTTCCCACACAAAGAAGGGAGACGAGCTGCTGATGAATTTCTTTGAGGTATGTGACCAGTACTGA
- a CDS encoding 2-amino-3,7-dideoxy-D-threo-hept-6-ulosonate synthase, with protein MSEIGKKIRIERLMNRESRNIVIIPMDHGLSDGPIEGLINVTDTVNKVAEGGANAVLMQKGMVKYGHRGYGHDIGLVVHISASSVLSPDPNAKVQVCTVEEVIKMGADAVSMHINIGSDTETDQLEKLGTISRDCTEWGMPLLAMMYPRGKKITNPHDPVNVAHAARIGAELGADVVKTVYTGDPDSFRDVVRGCPVPVVIAGGPKTSTDLGLLEMIDGAMEAGARGAAIGRNVFQHRDPVRLTRAICEIVHHRKPVEEALEQLK; from the coding sequence ATGTCAGAAATTGGCAAAAAAATACGCATAGAAAGGCTGATGAATCGGGAGAGCAGAAACATTGTCATTATTCCTATGGATCATGGGCTCTCCGACGGACCTATTGAAGGGCTAATCAATGTTACCGATACAGTTAATAAGGTTGCCGAAGGAGGAGCAAACGCAGTTCTCATGCAGAAAGGAATGGTCAAGTACGGGCATAGAGGATATGGCCACGATATCGGGCTTGTTGTGCATATCAGTGCCTCTTCTGTTCTGAGCCCTGACCCCAACGCCAAGGTGCAGGTCTGTACCGTTGAAGAAGTGATAAAGATGGGAGCTGATGCAGTTTCCATGCATATCAACATAGGGTCTGACACAGAAACCGACCAGCTCGAAAAACTCGGAACAATCTCCAGGGACTGCACAGAATGGGGTATGCCTCTTCTTGCTATGATGTACCCCAGAGGCAAAAAGATCACAAACCCCCACGACCCTGTAAATGTGGCACATGCTGCAAGGATTGGAGCTGAACTGGGGGCTGACGTCGTAAAAACCGTATACACCGGAGATCCTGACAGTTTCAGAGACGTGGTAAGGGGCTGTCCTGTGCCTGTAGTAATTGCAGGTGGGCCGAAGACTTCAACCGACCTGGGACTTCTTGAAATGATTGACGGGGCAATGGAAGCCGGAGCAAGAGGAGCTGCAATAGGAAGAAATGTATTCCAGCACCGGGATCCTGTCAGGCTGACCAGGGCTATTTGCGAAATCGTGCACCATAGAAAACCTGTAGAAGAAGCTCTGGAACAGTTAAAGTAA
- a CDS encoding ArsR family transcriptional regulator: MDPAKLLDILGNENRRKIIQLLANRPCYVSEISGRLGVGPKAIISHLSLLEQAGMIEFSVDDQRRKYFNIANNMRLEVSVSPYAYTMSLQDIDFDREKKGERSSVEKKETVARDESSCFFLKLNGKLRELKERQEELVQMQKQLQVEYMELMDRCLDSIEEVARNPVECELLFELLKNEATPAVLCYNLRLHPSIITSNLMDLAERGFVEYTIKNNQQYWRICETGVDNK, encoded by the coding sequence ATGGACCCAGCAAAACTACTTGACATCCTGGGGAATGAAAACCGTAGAAAGATAATTCAGCTTCTTGCAAACCGCCCCTGCTATGTCAGTGAAATTTCAGGTAGGCTGGGGGTGGGACCAAAGGCGATTATCAGTCATCTGAGCCTGTTAGAACAGGCAGGGATGATCGAGTTCAGTGTGGATGATCAGAGGCGCAAGTACTTCAATATTGCAAATAACATGAGGCTTGAGGTGTCCGTATCACCTTATGCATATACAATGTCTCTTCAGGACATTGATTTTGACAGGGAGAAAAAAGGGGAAAGATCCTCTGTCGAGAAGAAAGAAACTGTTGCTAGAGATGAATCATCCTGCTTCTTCCTGAAACTGAACGGCAAACTCCGTGAACTTAAAGAAAGGCAGGAAGAACTTGTGCAAATGCAGAAACAGCTACAGGTTGAATATATGGAACTGATGGACAGATGCCTGGACTCAATTGAAGAGGTTGCCAGAAATCCTGTAGAATGTGAGCTCCTGTTTGAGCTTCTGAAAAATGAGGCTACACCGGCTGTCCTCTGTTATAACCTGCGTCTTCACCCTAGCATTATAACGTCTAACCTTATGGATCTTGCAGAAAGGGGTTTTGTTGAATACACAATTAAAAATAATCAGCAGTATTGGAGAATATGTGAGACCGGAGTTGATAACAAATGA
- a CDS encoding winged helix-turn-helix domain-containing protein, whose translation MDKMLIDLLFMSQKRKDLLILLRNGGKTIEEIVDILNVTPTGMLPQIKKLKEEFLVLQDDRVYRLTPLAEVLVEKMQPLLDILEVIEEDKDFWQERDLSGLSPVFLERLNELKPYSLVKPDPDKLFETPEVFLENVEKSKTILFLSSIFHPVFQETFLKTENNDVEITLIVTKKIYERLKNDFGKELKLYLNQEKKRLFVCADEVKIAMLTKTEYFMMADFLTWKGAYDQESVISFEPAPLKWAEDLILHYKDQAQEIKG comes from the coding sequence ATGGATAAAATGCTGATAGACCTGCTCTTTATGTCCCAGAAAAGAAAGGACCTTTTGATCCTTCTCAGAAACGGAGGAAAAACAATAGAAGAAATCGTAGATATTCTTAATGTTACCCCTACAGGGATGCTTCCCCAGATTAAAAAATTAAAGGAGGAGTTTCTGGTTTTGCAGGATGATAGAGTATACAGGCTTACCCCTCTGGCAGAAGTTCTGGTCGAAAAAATGCAGCCACTGCTTGATATTCTTGAGGTTATTGAGGAGGATAAGGATTTCTGGCAGGAGCGAGATCTGAGTGGTTTGTCTCCAGTCTTTCTTGAGAGACTTAACGAATTAAAACCTTATTCTCTTGTAAAACCCGACCCCGATAAACTTTTCGAGACCCCTGAAGTGTTTCTGGAAAATGTAGAAAAATCAAAAACCATACTTTTTCTATCTTCGATATTCCATCCTGTATTTCAAGAAACATTTCTGAAGACTGAGAATAACGATGTTGAAATTACCCTTATAGTAACAAAAAAAATTTATGAAAGGCTGAAAAACGACTTTGGGAAAGAACTGAAACTTTATCTGAATCAGGAAAAGAAGCGACTTTTTGTCTGCGCTGACGAAGTAAAAATAGCCATGCTGACAAAAACCGAATATTTCATGATGGCTGATTTCCTTACATGGAAAGGAGCCTATGATCAGGAGAGTGTCATAAGCTTTGAACCTGCCCCTTTGAAATGGGCTGAAGACCTTATTCTCCATTATAAAGACCAGGCTCAGGAGATAAAGGGATAA
- a CDS encoding protease inhibitor I42 family protein produces the protein MKRRTNNNSNSSIKTVRLTAVLFMIFTVALSGCVGDGQDNTDNQTESSVNESQNISTEEYTYGIANVENIEILTLESFPVQIQVIAEGYLPDGCTEIDKIKPEREGNTFNINITTKRPTDAMCTQAIENFTKTIPLEVQGLSAGNYTVNVNGVNGSFELAIDNKLDGLTSPMPPRQQIITEANNGTTISLEKGETFYLRLKENPTTGYSWQLNLSQGLNPTNFSGTYYPPELKEGEQPLIGAGGVHLWEIKADSKGNQQVTAIYIRSWENETGTENKFTLNVEVV, from the coding sequence ATGAAAAGAAGGACAAATAACAATTCTAATAGTTCTATAAAAACTGTGAGATTGACGGCAGTTCTGTTCATGATCTTTACAGTTGCTCTTTCCGGCTGTGTTGGGGATGGACAGGATAATACGGATAACCAGACAGAAAGTTCAGTAAACGAGAGTCAGAATATCAGTACTGAAGAATACACATATGGTATAGCAAACGTGGAAAATATCGAGATTCTGACTCTGGAATCTTTCCCCGTGCAGATACAGGTGATAGCAGAAGGCTACCTGCCTGACGGCTGCACTGAGATTGACAAAATAAAGCCTGAAAGGGAAGGAAACACTTTCAATATCAACATCACGACGAAGCGCCCAACAGATGCAATGTGTACCCAAGCTATAGAGAACTTTACAAAAACGATTCCTCTTGAAGTTCAGGGACTCAGCGCCGGAAACTATACTGTAAATGTAAACGGGGTAAACGGATCATTTGAGCTTGCTATTGACAATAAATTAGACGGACTGACAAGCCCTATGCCACCGAGACAGCAGATTATAACCGAAGCTAATAATGGAACAACTATAAGTCTCGAAAAAGGAGAGACTTTTTACCTGAGGCTTAAGGAAAACCCAACTACAGGCTATTCCTGGCAACTCAACCTGAGCCAGGGACTCAACCCCACCAATTTCTCTGGGACATATTATCCTCCGGAGTTGAAAGAAGGAGAACAGCCCCTTATTGGTGCTGGTGGGGTTCATCTGTGGGAAATAAAAGCCGATTCTAAGGGAAACCAGCAGGTAACAGCAATATATATAAGATCCTGGGAAAATGAAACTGGCACGGAAAATAAATTTACACTTAATGTTGAAGTAGTCTGA
- a CDS encoding phosphoribosyltransferase, with product MLTNWDYIYNLCRNISREIKSSGYEPDVIIALARGGWFAGRVLCDFLGLDDLSSLKIEHYIGTAAIDTGEPYIRYPLSDNVMEGKKVLIVDDIVDTGESMISAKAYVEGRNPKEIRTSSLQYLGSSKIDPDYVGERLEDWAWIVYPWNFMEDMMSILTKSMRKGPKKIWNLEDLKHSLYVNHALDPVVFEITQPGRLPEVMEEMVRIHRASSEVIDGKEYWKLL from the coding sequence GTGCTTACGAACTGGGATTACATTTACAACCTGTGCCGAAATATTTCAAGAGAAATTAAAAGTTCGGGGTATGAGCCGGACGTCATTATCGCGCTTGCCAGAGGAGGTTGGTTTGCAGGACGTGTACTGTGTGATTTCCTGGGGCTCGATGACCTGTCCAGTCTGAAAATCGAGCACTACATAGGGACTGCAGCTATTGACACTGGTGAACCCTATATAAGATATCCTCTCTCAGACAATGTAATGGAAGGCAAAAAAGTGCTTATTGTGGATGACATTGTAGATACCGGGGAAAGTATGATCAGTGCTAAGGCTTACGTAGAAGGCAGGAACCCCAAAGAGATTCGAACTTCTTCTTTACAATACCTGGGGAGTTCGAAAATCGATCCTGATTATGTGGGGGAGCGACTTGAAGACTGGGCCTGGATTGTCTATCCCTGGAATTTTATGGAAGACATGATGAGTATTCTGACAAAAAGCATGAGAAAAGGCCCTAAAAAAATATGGAATCTTGAAGACCTTAAACATAGCCTCTACGTAAACCATGCCCTTGACCCCGTAGTTTTTGAAATCACTCAACCTGGCAGACTTCCGGAAGTTATGGAAGAAATGGTTCGAATCCATAGAGCCAGTTCTGAGGTTATTGACGGAAAGGAGTACTGGAAACTTCTATAA
- a CDS encoding 3-dehydroquinate synthase II produces the protein MKKKSVWIKADEGGWEEQKERITTGLESGADCILVNPGEVEKVRELGNITVAAFARDNKSGADIVVVGKRGEGDGTKPLPLEIPGSLDVNAATLLMDKGVTVGGYIIIKDKHYEHFAAEMGKICDYLLVTGTDWKVIPLENLIANLQRQKVKIIFGVKSAEEAKLAFQTLETGADGVLLDSGNPQEIKDTIKAARELESESAELEAAVITRVEPLGMGDRVCVDTCNLMQRGEGMLIGSQASGMFLINSESDESPYVAARPFRVNAGAVHSYIKIGDKTRYLSELRTGDAVTIVDSKGKQREGIVGRVKIESRPLMLIEAKARDRTLTAILQNAETIKLVGKDGSPISVAKLKKGDEVLVRLEEGARHFGKKIEETIIEK, from the coding sequence TTGAAAAAGAAAAGCGTCTGGATAAAAGCCGATGAAGGTGGATGGGAAGAACAGAAAGAGAGGATAACAACAGGCCTGGAATCCGGAGCCGACTGCATACTGGTAAACCCGGGAGAGGTGGAAAAAGTCCGGGAACTGGGAAACATTACAGTAGCAGCCTTTGCCCGCGACAACAAATCCGGAGCTGACATCGTGGTCGTGGGAAAGAGAGGAGAAGGTGACGGGACAAAACCCCTGCCCCTTGAAATACCTGGTTCTTTAGACGTTAACGCAGCAACTTTGCTCATGGATAAAGGCGTAACCGTAGGCGGATACATAATCATAAAGGATAAACATTATGAACACTTCGCAGCCGAAATGGGAAAAATCTGCGATTATCTGCTTGTTACCGGCACTGACTGGAAAGTCATCCCACTTGAAAACCTGATAGCTAACCTCCAGCGCCAGAAAGTAAAGATCATTTTCGGAGTAAAAAGTGCAGAAGAAGCAAAACTCGCCTTCCAGACTCTTGAGACAGGAGCTGATGGGGTCCTTCTTGACAGCGGGAATCCCCAGGAAATAAAAGATACGATCAAGGCTGCAAGAGAATTGGAAAGTGAAAGTGCCGAACTTGAGGCTGCGGTTATAACCAGGGTAGAACCCCTTGGAATGGGAGACCGGGTCTGCGTGGATACATGCAATCTCATGCAGCGCGGAGAAGGTATGCTCATAGGTTCGCAGGCAAGCGGGATGTTCCTGATAAACTCGGAGTCCGATGAAAGCCCTTACGTGGCAGCCCGTCCCTTCAGGGTAAATGCAGGTGCGGTTCACTCTTACATCAAAATAGGAGATAAAACTCGCTATCTTTCGGAACTCCGGACCGGGGATGCCGTAACTATTGTAGACTCAAAAGGGAAACAGCGGGAAGGCATAGTTGGCAGAGTCAAGATAGAAAGCCGCCCCCTCATGCTAATAGAAGCAAAAGCCAGAGACAGAACTTTAACTGCAATCCTGCAAAATGCCGAAACCATCAAACTGGTAGGAAAAGATGGAAGCCCCATCTCAGTTGCAAAACTCAAGAAAGGAGATGAGGTCCTGGTTCGCCTCGAGGAAGGAGCCAGGCATTTCGGCAAAAAAATTGAAGAAACGATTATAGAGAAGTGA